The genomic region CCCGCAAATAACACAGAGCCGCGCCGAATAATTCCCCTTTACCGACCTGCTTTAAAAGGACAACCTTTCCGTCTATTCCCACATGCTCTATGTTTACTTCTCCACTTATGAGAATTCCCATGTACGAAACCGTATCATCAAAATTGTACACTTCCTGCCCGTCGTCAAAAGACTTATAAAATCCCCTGAGACATGCGATAGCTTTATCAATATCTTGAACGGGAATTCCTTTAAATATTTCAGTATGAGACAAAAACAAATTGTAAATATTCAGCATATTCAGCACCTGTTGTTGCGGCGGCAACAGAACACATCGTTAGCTTATGCTAACTTTAGATTGATGTCAATAATCAGGAGGATTATGATGAAAAAAATACTTTTACTGACAATCACGCTTTTTATTGCGTTGAATTTTACAGGGTTTTCAGCGCCTGAAAACAAAAACAGCGGCGCAAAGACGACTATTCGCGTAGGCATTCCGAAGGCGCCTCCGGCTCTGCCGATTCTTCGCATGATAGATTCTCAAGCGATGGGCAAAAATGTAGAAATAAATTTTACAATCTGGGACGCACCCGAAAAACTTATCGCAATGGTGCAAAGCAGCGACTTCGATATGTTCGCCTTTCCTCTGACGGTAGTAGCCAAGCTGTATAACAGAGGCGTTCCCGTAACGCTCACGAACGTGAACACCTGGGGAGTTACATATTTTTTGACGACGGATCCCGATTTTAAGAATTGGTCCGACCTTAAAAACAAGACCGTGTACGTTCCTCTTCAGTCGTCTCCGCCGGACGTCATTACGCAGTTTTTTATGAAAAAAGCGGGTCTCACTCCCAAAAAAGACGTTACGATTATTTACGCTTCAATAGCGGAAGTCGGCCAAATGATGGCGGCAGGAAAGGCGCAGTATATTACTATGATAGAGCCGCAGGTAACTTCCGTCCTTATGCAAAACAAAAATGCGCGAGTCGCATTTTCTTTTGAAGACGAATGGAAAAAATTTACCGACAACAGCACTATCATTCCGAACGCAGGTTTCGGAGCCAAAACAAAATTTGTAAAAGAAAATCCGGAACTGACAAAGCAGTTCGAACAGGAATACGAAAAGGCTTTAAATTGGGTGCTCGCGAATCCCGACAAAGCGGCGTCTCTTGCGGAAGAGAAGCTCGGCCTAAAAGCTCCCGTAGTGCAAAAGGCAATTCCGCGCATGGGACTCACCTATAAAAACGCGTATGACGCAAAAGCCGATCTCGAGCAGTTTTGGCAACTGCTAGTCGATTTTGATCCCGCGACGATAGGCGGCAAGGTTCCTGATGAAACTCTCCTCTATAAGAAATAGAATTATAGCCGCGCTTTTCATGCTATTTGTATGGTGGGTACTCTCGTTGGCGTACCCGCCGCTGATAATACCGGATATTTCTGCGGTTGCCGAAAAGCTTGTACAAATCATATCCGATAAAGACACGACAAAAGAAGCGGGCAGAACTCTCGTCCGTCTTTTAGCGGGGTTATTTTTCGGTATGGCGACCGGCGGCGCCGCCGGTTACGTATGCGGCGTATGTAAAACATGTAGGGAATTATTTAAACCGGTACTTGGCGTTTTACAGGTTGTGCCGCCGGTCGCGCTCTTGGTGCTTGCCATAATATGGTTCGGCTTCAACGGGAAACCGGCCGTCGTTATAGCTGCGGTTTCAGTATTTCCGATCACGGCCATTACGGTACAGGAAGCCATACTTCACATAGACCGAAAACTTGTCGAAATGGGCAAGGTGTTCAAATATACTAAAAAACAGCAGCTTTTTTTGATCACGTGGCCGTCCATAAAACCGCGCTTTTATTCCGGCTTGAGGATCGCATTGGGAACGGCTTCAAAAACCGTCGTCATGGGAGAAGTTCTTACCACTTCCACGGGCATTGGAGGGCAGATCGTTACCGCAAGGCTTAATATCGAACCTGAAACCATAATAGCTTGGACGGTAATTTCCGTGTGCATGTATTATCTTCTTGACGCGACAGTCAATCTCTTATTCCCTTCAAGGAGAACTTAAAAGTGGTTTCCGTAGCAAACATAAAAAAAACATACAATAGCAAAATCGTCATCGAAGATCTTTCTCTTTCCGTAAAGGCCGGAGATCTTGCGGTCATAGTAGGGCCTTCGGGCTGCGGAAAATCGACGCTTCTAAACATCATTGCAGGCCTTGATCAAAATTACGAAGGGAAGCTGCAAACATCGGGAAAAAAGATCGGCTACGTTTTTCAGGAAGACCGCGTGCTGCCGTGGCTTACAGTCTTTCAGAACATAAAATCCGTAAATCCTTCGGGAGAAGACGACGTGGTTCAGCATTTTATAGATGCGGCAGGTCTTACCGGGTTTGAAAAATATTATCCCGACGAACTGAGCGGAGGCATGAGGCAGCGCTGTTCCATCGCACGGGCGTTGTATTACGGAAGCGACATTCTTCTTATGGACGAACCGTTTAAATCGCTCGACTATGTGATAAGGCAAAAAATGATCTCGGATCTGCTTAAAATACACGAAGAAGAAAAAAACACGATATTGTTCGTCACTCATGATATTGAAGAAGCCCTTACCGTCGCCGACACAGTCTTCGTATTAAAAAAAGACCCGTGTAGGCTGGCGGACACAATAAACATGAAAACAGGATCATCGTGGTCCGCCGAAAAAAAACAGCAATTAAAAGAGAAAATTCTAAAACTGATCGCAGCCTAGGGATTAAAAGTTAAAAGTGTCTTTTAGTCCTATAACGAAAATACATATTATTATGATCGGAAGAACATAGGCCATGTACGGACGGAGCCACTTCGGCATCTTAATTCCTTCACCCGTATTCGCTTCGTCAATAAAATTTTTCCATCCCCATCCGCCCTTGTACATACAAAACAGTAAATAAATCAAGGATCCTAACGGCAAAACTATATTGCTTACCAAAAAATCTTCAAAGTCCAGAACGGAAGAATTCCCCCCAAGCGGATGAATGCCTGAAAGCAAGTTAAATCCCAGCGCGCACGGAAGGGAAAGTACGGTTAAAAGAGCAATATTCGTAAACGAAACCTTTTTTCTGGAACATCCCGTAAGGTCCATACAGCAGGAAATTATGTTTTCGAACACTGCGATAACGGTAGAAAACGCCGCAAACGCCATAAAGATAAAAAACAAACTGCCCCAGAAACGCCCTAAAGGCATATGATTAAAAATATTGGGCAATGTTATAAAAACAAGATTCGGACCGCTGTCCGCCTTTACGCCGAAAGAGTAACATGCAGGAAAGATCACAAGGCCTGCAAAAACCGCCACAAAGGTATCAAGAGCCGCTACGCGGACGGATTCTCCGAAAAGGGTGTGCTTTTTATCCACATAGCTTCCGAAGATCGCCATCGCGCCGATTCCCAAGCTTAAAGTAAAAAAAGACTGGTTCATCGCTGCGACGATCGTCGCGCCTATTCCAACCTGATACATACGCTTAAAGTCGGGAAGAAGATAAAATTTCAATCCTTCCATGCCGCCGGGCAAAAGTATGCTGTTCACCGCCAGAGCGACAATTAAAACTATGAGAGCCGTCATCATGATTTTTGTGACCTTTTCTATGCCGCTGCGTAACCCCATGGAACATATTAAAAAGCCTGCAACGATAACTACGACCATCCACAACACCATTACGGACGGCTGCCCGAGCATACCCCCGAAAACCTTTGCAACCTGTTCTACATCTTTACCTTTAAAGCTTCCTGTCGCAGTAAGATAAAAATAATGCAGCATCCAACCGGTAACTGTCGTATAAAACATCATTAGAAGATAGTTGCCCGCCATCGCAAAATATCCTTGCAAATGCCATTTTTGTCCCGAACGCTGCAAAACCTTTGTGCCTAAAAGAGGACTTTTTCGGCTGGCGCGGCCTACGGAAAATTCCATTGTCATAAGCGGAATTCCCATGATCACAAGAAAAAACAAATAAACCAAAACAAAGGCTCCGCCGCCGTACAATCCTGTTATGTACGGAAACTTCCATACGTTACCGATTCCTACGGCGCATCCCGCAGAAAGCAAAATAAAACCCAGCCGGGAACCTAAAGTCTCTCTTTCTTTCATAAAACATCTCCAAAACTATTATGCTTATCACATTTACCGCAATAACGGCAAGCTGTGCAAGGGTAACCGTTTATTTAAGGATTATAAAGTTTTTTCGGATAAAATTCTCCTGTAAAGAATTTCATCCTGTTCGGAAAACACATTGAATATGACTTTTATGCCGCTTTTGGAACTCGCCTTGTAAGAATTTACCGTCTCGACGGCGATCTGAGCCGCGCTTTCTTTAGGAAAATGAAATACTCCCGTAGAAATACAGCAAAAAGCGATGCTTAAAACTTTGTTTTCTTCCGCAACTTTTAAGCAGGACGAATAGCATGACGACAACATCCTTCGATCGTTTTGGGTGAGCGTTCCGCGGATAATGGGGCCGACGGTATGAATTACGTATTTGCTCGGAAGATTAAAGGCCGGCGTAATCTTTGCATGCCCCGTAGGTTCTTCATGCCCCTGTTTTTTCATCATGTCGCCGCAATAAAGGCGCAGCTGCATCCCTGCAAACGTGTGAATACAGTTATCGATGCAAAGGTGGCATGGAACATAGCACCCCGTCATTCCGCTGTTCGCCGCATTTACTATGGCGTCGCATTGCAGCAAGGTAATATCGCCTCTCCATACGTAAATATCCTTTTGAATCGGATCGAGATCCGAGAGCTTTACCACATTTTTATGTGAAAGTTCTTCGGCAAGATATTCGTCCTGAACCTTAAGAACGTCGCGTTCAAGCGGCGCGGCTTCACGCACATTCATGAGCGAACGCAAGAGTTTTTTCTGTCCGTCTTCATCGGAAGGGATCCGCACATCGCTGTAATCTTTATTTTCATAAATCAATTTATTTATCAAAAATAAACGGCGTTCGCTTTGATTCATAATAAATCTAAGTATACGATTATCGGGGATAAGTGTCGAGTTTTCAAAGCGAAATTTAAGAAAATCACACGATATAAAGCTGAATACCGAGTTCTTCATTGCTTGAATCCGCAAGCAAATATTTTGTACTGGAAGAATTAAAAGCGGAGCGGAATGTATCATTTTATTGGAAAAACATTTATAATTACCGAAACTATGTTGGTATATTTTTGGATCGACTACGGGAAATCCGTGGCGGCACAGCAACAAACTTTAGAAGTCTTTGTCGTGATGTTTTGGCCTATAGTCAGCAGCAAAATTTCCAAAAATCGAAGTCAAAAAAAGGGCTGAAAAATGAAACTTTCAACTGAAAACGGAGAACTAAGAGTTCGTCTAGGCGACAGAAAGACAATCGA from Treponema parvum harbors:
- a CDS encoding protein-ADP-ribose hydrolase, whose translation is MNQSERRLFLINKLIYENKDYSDVRIPSDEDGQKKLLRSLMNVREAAPLERDVLKVQDEYLAEELSHKNVVKLSDLDPIQKDIYVWRGDITLLQCDAIVNAANSGMTGCYVPCHLCIDNCIHTFAGMQLRLYCGDMMKKQGHEEPTGHAKITPAFNLPSKYVIHTVGPIIRGTLTQNDRRMLSSCYSSCLKVAEENKVLSIAFCCISTGVFHFPKESAAQIAVETVNSYKASSKSGIKVIFNVFSEQDEILYRRILSEKTL
- a CDS encoding ABC transporter permease — protein: MKLSSIRNRIIAALFMLFVWWVLSLAYPPLIIPDISAVAEKLVQIISDKDTTKEAGRTLVRLLAGLFFGMATGGAAGYVCGVCKTCRELFKPVLGVLQVVPPVALLVLAIIWFGFNGKPAVVIAAVSVFPITAITVQEAILHIDRKLVEMGKVFKYTKKQQLFLITWPSIKPRFYSGLRIALGTASKTVVMGEVLTTSTGIGGQIVTARLNIEPETIIAWTVISVCMYYLLDATVNLLFPSRRT
- a CDS encoding ABC transporter ATP-binding protein, whose translation is MVSVANIKKTYNSKIVIEDLSLSVKAGDLAVIVGPSGCGKSTLLNIIAGLDQNYEGKLQTSGKKIGYVFQEDRVLPWLTVFQNIKSVNPSGEDDVVQHFIDAAGLTGFEKYYPDELSGGMRQRCSIARALYYGSDILLMDEPFKSLDYVIRQKMISDLLKIHEEEKNTILFVTHDIEEALTVADTVFVLKKDPCRLADTINMKTGSSWSAEKKQQLKEKILKLIAA
- a CDS encoding ABC transporter substrate-binding protein encodes the protein MMKKILLLTITLFIALNFTGFSAPENKNSGAKTTIRVGIPKAPPALPILRMIDSQAMGKNVEINFTIWDAPEKLIAMVQSSDFDMFAFPLTVVAKLYNRGVPVTLTNVNTWGVTYFLTTDPDFKNWSDLKNKTVYVPLQSSPPDVITQFFMKKAGLTPKKDVTIIYASIAEVGQMMAAGKAQYITMIEPQVTSVLMQNKNARVAFSFEDEWKKFTDNSTIIPNAGFGAKTKFVKENPELTKQFEQEYEKALNWVLANPDKAASLAEEKLGLKAPVVQKAIPRMGLTYKNAYDAKADLEQFWQLLVDFDPATIGGKVPDETLLYKK
- a CDS encoding sodium-dependent transporter, translating into MKERETLGSRLGFILLSAGCAVGIGNVWKFPYITGLYGGGAFVLVYLFFLVIMGIPLMTMEFSVGRASRKSPLLGTKVLQRSGQKWHLQGYFAMAGNYLLMMFYTTVTGWMLHYFYLTATGSFKGKDVEQVAKVFGGMLGQPSVMVLWMVVVIVAGFLICSMGLRSGIEKVTKIMMTALIVLIVALAVNSILLPGGMEGLKFYLLPDFKRMYQVGIGATIVAAMNQSFFTLSLGIGAMAIFGSYVDKKHTLFGESVRVAALDTFVAVFAGLVIFPACYSFGVKADSGPNLVFITLPNIFNHMPLGRFWGSLFFIFMAFAAFSTVIAVFENIISCCMDLTGCSRKKVSFTNIALLTVLSLPCALGFNLLSGIHPLGGNSSVLDFEDFLVSNIVLPLGSLIYLLFCMYKGGWGWKNFIDEANTGEGIKMPKWLRPYMAYVLPIIIICIFVIGLKDTFNF